CAGTCCAGGCCCGGCGGGAAGTCGGGCGCGTTGACGGTGCCCAGGTATTGAGAGGGTGGCATGGCAGCCTCCTTCAAATCCAAACTCTCACTCTTCCATTCTCCGCCAACGCACCGCCTTAGTCCATAATTCGAGCGCGCCCTTGATTAAACGCCACCCTAGGGCCATGATTAAGCTAAACGCCCTGTTGAGCTGCTATGCGAATTCGCGTCTTAGGCGCCCACAACCTGGAGACCCGAGAGACCCGCCACACCTGCTTTCTCGTCGACGGCACAGCAGCCATCGACGCCGGCAGCCTCATGACTGGCCTGCGTCCTGACGAATTCAACTCGCTGCAAGCCATCCTCCTCACCCATCGCCACTTCGACCACATCCGCGACCTGCCAACCTTCGGCCTAGCCACCATGGACTCCTGTGCGACCCTGGACATCTACGGGCTGCCTCAAACCCTCGAAGCTCTATCCACCCACCTTCTTGACGGCCTCCTCTACCCCAACTTCAACCAGCGGCCCTCGCCTGAAAAGCCGCGCTTCAAGCTGCACACCATAACCCCTAACAAGCCCTTTAGCGCGGGCGGACTGACCGCCCGGCCAGTGACAATGCCCCACGGCGCACCTGCCGTCGGCTTTGTAGTCCGCGACGCGCAGGGCCGCTGCGCCGCCTTCACCGGTGACACAGGCGGCGGCTTGCTGTCTCTCCTGCACGATGCCTTCAGGCCGTCGCTTCTTTTTGTCGAGATGACCTACCCTAACCATATGGAGTCGAAGGCTAAAGAGAATGGCCACTTAACGCCTTCTCTGCTGGTGAGGGATATGGAGGCCGCCCGCCGGCGGGGTGTCGCCATACCCAAGATAGTCGCGACGCATATAGGCTTTCATTACCAGTCCGATATTGTAAGTGAACTAGATAAGGCGACTCGCGAATCCGGTACTGAAATCATCGCCGCGTCAGCGGATATGGAGTTCGATATCTAAGCGTACGGGAGCGCGCTGAACGCCGTCGAGTATACTGACGGCACCTCCCGCAGCCAGAAAATGAAATGAGACCCCTTGCAGGTCCTGAAAGGAGCCTTATGACAGCTCAGTCCGCCTTTATATATGATGATGCCTTCAGCCACCACGTGCTGCGGCAAGACCACCCCATGCGGCCCATCCGCCTCCGCTACACCTACGAACTGCTGGACTCCTACGGCGCCTTCAAGGACTCAGGGCAGTTGGTCAAGCCTCGCCCCGCCACGGAAGAAGAGGTATCGGCGTTTCACACGTCGGACTATATTCAGGCTGTGCGAATGCTCTCCAGCGGCATGTACCTGCCCAGTTCCGCTCAGTATGGCTTCAGCGCCATGGGCGACAACCCAGTCTTTCCAGGCATGTTCGAGGCGTCGCTTCTGAGCACAGGGGGCACTATGGTGGCGGCGGAGATGGTGGCCCAGGGCAAAGTTAAGGCGGCCTTCAACATCTCCGGCGGCTTGCATCACGCCATGGCGGACCGGGCCTCGGGCTTCTGCGTCTTCAACGACCCCGTGGTGGCGATTAAATATTTGATGAAGCAAGGGATGAAGGTGGCTTACGTCGACATCGACGCTCACCACGGCGACGGCGTCCAGGCCGCCTTTTATGACACCGACCAAGTGTTGACTATCTCAACCCACGAGTCCGGGCGGTTCCTTTTCCCCGGAACAGGCTTTGTTGACGAAGCTGGGACCGGCAAGGGCCGAGGCTATTCGGTCAACGTCCCTCTATTCCCTTACACCGGCGACGACGCCTACCTGTGGGCCTTTCGCGAGACCGTGGTCCCGCTTATCAAAGCCTTCAAGCCTGACATCCTGTTCACCCAGCTTGGCATAGATACCCACGCGCGAGACCCCATCACCCATCTCCAACTAACGTCCCGCGCCTTTACCGAGGCTGTGCAGGAGTTTGCCTCGCTGGGCCTGCCGTGGATTGCCACCGGCGGTGGCGGCTATGACGTCATGGCGGTGGCGAGGTGCTGGGCCCTGGCCTACGGAATCATGGCAGGCCGGGAGTGGTCGCAGGATATCCCAGAGGCTTATACATCGCGCTATGGAATCACCAATCTGAGGGACCCGGACGTAAACCCGCCGGCCAAGGAACTCCACGACCAGATTGAAAGCCATGCTCAGGTTACGGTCGAAGAGATAAAGAAGCTTTTCTTTCCCATCCACAAGGTGGACTAAGTAGAAAGACCCCCGAATCGTCGGGGGTCTTTCCGTGTTACGTGCGTTCCAGTTTACGATTTGACCGCTTTGTCCGCAACCTTCAGTATCGCCTTCGCGTCCTCGCCGACTCCCTGCTCCACACAGTCCAGGTATGTAGAGTAGATGGCCTTGTCCAAAGCCTTCAGGATGCGGCCGTCCGAGTGTTGAACCTGCCGCACCTCAGCCTTGCGATGGGTGTAGTAGTGCAACCTTTCCAGAAAATGGTCCTGGAGCTTGGTAAGCTGTTGTACCGCGTCCGTCACCACCTGGCTGTTTTCAGTTTGCGCCGTATCAGGCTGATTGGGCGCTTTAGATATCTGTGCCATCTCTCTACCTCCCTTCTGATTGACCGCAGCGAGGCCGAGATTCAACCAGTGCGTTGGGTTATATATCTATTATTACGCACCAGACCCCATTTTGTCAGCTAACCTCGCGGAATTCGCCTTCAACGGTGCCTTCATCCTTGCGGTCGCCCTGGCCGCCGGGCGCCTGGCCGGTGGGGCCGTTGGTTGGGCCCGCTCCCGGCGCGCCGGTCTGGGCATACACGTGCTGGCCCAGCTTCTGCACCGACGCATTAAGCTCCGTCATGGCGCTCTGCATTCCCGCTACGTTGTTGGACTGCACAGCGTTGCGAAGGGCTGAGAGCTTACCCTCTACTTCCTGCTTCAAGTCTTCAGGAATCTTGTCGGCATGCTCACGCAGCATCTTCTCGGTGCTGTAGACCAAAGTGTCGGACTGGTTGCGGACTTCCACTTCCGCCTTCTTGCGCTGGTCCTCCTCGGCGTGCTGCTGGGCCTGCTGCACCATGTTCTCTACCTGGTCCTTGGAGAGGCCGGAACTGGGCTGAATAACAATCTTCTGCTCCTTGCCCGTGCCCTTGTCCTTGGCCGACACGCTCAAGATGCCGTTGGCGTCGATGTCGAATGTGACGACCACCTGGGGCACACCGCGGGGCGCGGGGAGGATGCCATCGAGGATAAACCGGCCTATCGACTTGTTATCCTTGGCCATGGGCCGCTCTCCCTGAACGACGTGAATCTCCACGCTGGTCTGCCCGTCGGCGGCGGTGGTGAAGGTCTCGCTTTTGGAGGTGGGGATGGTGGTGTTACGAGGAATAAGGGGCGTCGCGACTCCGCCCAGGGTCTCGAGGCCCAAGGTGAGGGGCGTCACGTCCAGCAGCAGCAGATCGCGAACGTTGCCCTGAAGAACGCCGGCCTGTATAGCCGCGCCGACGCCTACGGCCTCGTCCGGGTTGACGCTGCGGTTGGGCTCTTTCCCGAAGATGCCCTTGACCTTCTCCTGCACCAGCGGCATACGGGTCATGCCGCCCACTAAAATGACTTCATCAATCTTATCGGCGGTGACCTCGGCGTCGGTTATGGCCTGCCGGCAAGGGCCTTCGGTCTTATCGACCAGGTCCTGCACCATCTGCTGCAACTGCGCGCGTGTCAGGGTCTTGAGCAGATGCTTGGGGCCGCTGGCGTCGGCGGTGATAAAGGGGAGGTTTATCTCCGTCTGCATCACGCTGGACAGCTCGATTTTTGCCTTCTCCGCGGACTCCCGCAGGCGCTGCAGTGCCATCCGGTCCTGCCCCAGGTCTATGCCTGAGTCCTTCTTGAACTCGGCCACCAGCCATTCCAGGATCCTCTGGTCAAAGTCGTCGCCGCCCAGGAAGGTATCGCCATTGGTGGACTTCACCTCGAAAACGCCGTCGCCGAGCTGTAGGATGCTGATATCGAAGGTGCCGCCGCCCAAGTCGAAGACCGCAATAGTCCTCTCCTTGGGGCCTTTGTCCATGCCGTAGGCCAGGGCCGCTGCGGTGGGCTCGTTTATGATGCGCAGCACCTCCAGGCCCGCTATCTGGCCGGCGTCCTTGGTGGCCTGCCTCTGCGAGTCGTTGAAATAGGCAGGGACGGTGATGACGGCCTGGGTAATCTTCTCGCCTAGCTTGGCCTCCGAGTCCTGCTTGATCTTCTGCAGGATCATGGCGGAGATCTGGGGCGGCGCGTAGTTCTTGCCAGCCATGGTCACATGAGCGTCGCCGTTAGACGCCTTGACGACCTTGTAAGGCAAAACCCTTATGGCTTTCTGGGTCTCGGCGTCGTCAAACTTGCGGCCCATGAGACGCTTAATCGAAAAGATGGTGTTCTCAGGGTTGGTTACGGCCTGACGCTTGGCCGCCTGCCCCACGTATCGTTCGTTGTTGCGAGGGTTCACCGCCACTACCGACGGCGTCAGGCGGGACCCCTCCGCGTTTTCGACGACGACCGGCTCGCTGCCTTCTATCACCGCGGCCACCGAGTTAGTAGTGCCTAGGTCAATTCCAAGTATTTTAGCCATCTCTACTTCTCCTTATTTTCAGAAGAGACCTGATTTTCTCTCGAGGTCTCCGTGTTTGGCGTCCTGCTCTGCGCGACAATTACCTGGGCCGGCCTAAGCACTTTTCCACGAAGCTTATAGCCATCCCTCACTACCATTAATACATTCCCATCCTCATGGTCCGGGCTTTCCTGCTGGGCCAGGGCCTCATGCTCGAAGGGGTCAAAGGGCTTGCTCTGGGCATCCATGCGCGTGACGCCCTCCGATTCCAGCAGGCCCTGGAGCTTTCGATATATCAGCGAGAAGCCTTCCTGCCATGGCTCCGGAGCTTCCTTCTTCGGCGCTTTGTCCAGAGCGAGGCTAAGGTCATCTAAAACCGGAAGGAACTTCTTCAACAAACGGCCGTTGGCCTGAAGAGTCTGCTCGTCCCGCTCCTCGTCTGCGCGTTTACGATAGTTGATGAAGTCCGCCTGAACGCGCTGCAACGCCGACTTGAACTGGTCCCGCTCCCGCAGGGCCTCCTCCAACTCGGCCAGCACGTCGCGAGGCTGTCCTTCTTGCTGCGACTCTTGTGATTTGTTCGATTCGGTATCCATAAGCAACCTTTGTAATTGATTAGTCTTGCACCGGCAGGTTCAGCCGCTGGAAAAGCTGCCGCATCTCCTGGCGGAAGACCTCCTGTATGGTCTGCATCTGGGCTTCCATTCTGAGGCGGCGCTGCATGTCCATAAGCTGGTTTACGAGCTTCAGGGTGAAGACCACGCCGGCCAGATTCATGCCCAACTCCTCTTCCAGGTAGCGAATAAGCCTCAGCTTTTCGATGTCTTCCTGGGAGTATAGGCGGAGCATCCCTACAGTCCTGGATGGGCGTATAAGGCCCAGGCGCTCATACTTCCGCAGGGTCTGGGGATGCATATCCAGTATCCGGGCTGCTACACTTATAATATAGACGCCCTGGACCTGCTCCTCATGCGACTCGAGGGTGGCAGAACCGGGAAGGGTGGACGACTCGACATCGTTATCGACAGGCAGGCCGTTGGGGCTTTGCCAGTTAGGGACCTTAAAAGTCCTCCCCTGTCCCTGACTCTTGTCCTGTTGAAGCAACCTTAGCTCCAGCGACTCTTAGTATGTAAATATCCTACAACTTGACATGAATTGTGTCAAGTTGTATAATCGCTCATCGATTCAATCAGCTTGCTGATATGCTAAACAGCAAAGGAGAAGGGTTAGTTGTCATGGTCCAGTTCAAGGGTTGCCCCCGCTGCCACGGGGACTTGCATCTAAAGCGTGATATGGAGGGTCTCTACCTGAGCTGCCTCCAGTGCGGTTTCACTAAGGACTTGCCTAAGGCGCCCGCTCGAAAGCCGGAGCGCGAGCCGGAAATAGCCGGCAGCAAGGCTGAAAAGTAGTACCTGCCTCTGTCACGATTAGCAGGATTCTAGAAGCGGCGAATTTAAGAGGCCCCCGATAGGGGGCCTCTTTTTATACTTCGATCATCTTGAGCTTGGGCGAAATTGTGAGCTTGGCCTCGGTCATTTCCTGCACCTCTTCTGGCTCGTAGCCGGGGGCTATCTCTCTCATGAGGAAGCCTCTATCGGTAACTTCGAAGAAGCCCAGGTCTGTCACCACGAGCTTCACCACGCCCACGGCGGTCACCGGCAGTGTGCAGCGCTTCCTCAGCCTCGGCTCACCCTCCTTGGTGGTGTGCTGCAAGGCCATAAAGACACGTTTGGCGCCGACGGCCAGATCCATAGCGCCGCCAATGCCGCCGCCTTTGCGGCCCATGGTCTTCCAGTTGGCGAAGTCGCCGTTTTCCGCCACCTCGTAGGAACCCATGACGGTGGCGTCCAGCCGCCCGCTGCGAATGAGGCCGAAACTGTCGGCGTGGTGGACTATGGCCGCGCCGGGGATGAGGCTGACGTACTGGCCTCCGGCGTTGACGATGTAGAGGTCTTCCTGGCCCTTGGGGTATATGCCGCCGTAGCCGATAAGGCCGTTCTCCGACTGGTATATGATGGTCTTTTTGGGGTCTTTATAGTTGGAGCAGAGGGTTGGTATGCCGATGCCCAGGTTTACTATCCAGCCGTCCTGGAACTCTTTGGCGATACGGTCCGCCATCTGCTGCCGGCTTAGAGGCTTCTTTTCCACGTTCTAGTCCTCGCGATTAAGTCTAGCGCTGCACAA
The genomic region above belongs to SAR202 cluster bacterium and contains:
- a CDS encoding MBL fold metallo-hydrolase; the encoded protein is MRIRVLGAHNLETRETRHTCFLVDGTAAIDAGSLMTGLRPDEFNSLQAILLTHRHFDHIRDLPTFGLATMDSCATLDIYGLPQTLEALSTHLLDGLLYPNFNQRPSPEKPRFKLHTITPNKPFSAGGLTARPVTMPHGAPAVGFVVRDAQGRCAAFTGDTGGGLLSLLHDAFRPSLLFVEMTYPNHMESKAKENGHLTPSLLVRDMEAARRRGVAIPKIVATHIGFHYQSDIVSELDKATRESGTEIIAASADMEFDI
- a CDS encoding acetoin utilization protein AcuC, which codes for MRPLAGPERSLMTAQSAFIYDDAFSHHVLRQDHPMRPIRLRYTYELLDSYGAFKDSGQLVKPRPATEEEVSAFHTSDYIQAVRMLSSGMYLPSSAQYGFSAMGDNPVFPGMFEASLLSTGGTMVAAEMVAQGKVKAAFNISGGLHHAMADRASGFCVFNDPVVAIKYLMKQGMKVAYVDIDAHHGDGVQAAFYDTDQVLTISTHESGRFLFPGTGFVDEAGTGKGRGYSVNVPLFPYTGDDAYLWAFRETVVPLIKAFKPDILFTQLGIDTHARDPITHLQLTSRAFTEAVQEFASLGLPWIATGGGGYDVMAVARCWALAYGIMAGREWSQDIPEAYTSRYGITNLRDPDVNPPAKELHDQIESHAQVTVEEIKKLFFPIHKVD
- the dnaK gene encoding molecular chaperone DnaK, which codes for MAKILGIDLGTTNSVAAVIEGSEPVVVENAEGSRLTPSVVAVNPRNNERYVGQAAKRQAVTNPENTIFSIKRLMGRKFDDAETQKAIRVLPYKVVKASNGDAHVTMAGKNYAPPQISAMILQKIKQDSEAKLGEKITQAVITVPAYFNDSQRQATKDAGQIAGLEVLRIINEPTAAALAYGMDKGPKERTIAVFDLGGGTFDISILQLGDGVFEVKSTNGDTFLGGDDFDQRILEWLVAEFKKDSGIDLGQDRMALQRLRESAEKAKIELSSVMQTEINLPFITADASGPKHLLKTLTRAQLQQMVQDLVDKTEGPCRQAITDAEVTADKIDEVILVGGMTRMPLVQEKVKGIFGKEPNRSVNPDEAVGVGAAIQAGVLQGNVRDLLLLDVTPLTLGLETLGGVATPLIPRNTTIPTSKSETFTTAADGQTSVEIHVVQGERPMAKDNKSIGRFILDGILPAPRGVPQVVVTFDIDANGILSVSAKDKGTGKEQKIVIQPSSGLSKDQVENMVQQAQQHAEEDQRKKAEVEVRNQSDTLVYSTEKMLREHADKIPEDLKQEVEGKLSALRNAVQSNNVAGMQSAMTELNASVQKLGQHVYAQTGAPGAGPTNGPTGQAPGGQGDRKDEGTVEGEFREVS
- a CDS encoding nucleotide exchange factor GrpE yields the protein MDTESNKSQESQQEGQPRDVLAELEEALRERDQFKSALQRVQADFINYRKRADEERDEQTLQANGRLLKKFLPVLDDLSLALDKAPKKEAPEPWQEGFSLIYRKLQGLLESEGVTRMDAQSKPFDPFEHEALAQQESPDHEDGNVLMVVRDGYKLRGKVLRPAQVIVAQSRTPNTETSRENQVSSENKEK
- a CDS encoding MerR family transcriptional regulator, producing MHPQTLRKYERLGLIRPSRTVGMLRLYSQEDIEKLRLIRYLEEELGMNLAGVVFTLKLVNQLMDMQRRLRMEAQMQTIQEVFRQEMRQLFQRLNLPVQD
- a CDS encoding 3-oxoacid CoA-transferase subunit B, which encodes MADRIAKEFQDGWIVNLGIGIPTLCSNYKDPKKTIIYQSENGLIGYGGIYPKGQEDLYIVNAGGQYVSLIPGAAIVHHADSFGLIRSGRLDATVMGSYEVAENGDFANWKTMGRKGGGIGGAMDLAVGAKRVFMALQHTTKEGEPRLRKRCTLPVTAVGVVKLVVTDLGFFEVTDRGFLMREIAPGYEPEEVQEMTEAKLTISPKLKMIEV